ATGAGCACGTCGAGCAGCACGAGCACGATGACGAGCAGGATCCAGACCGCGGCCGTGCTGCCGGCCGGCCACAGCACGACCGGCACGATGCCGGCCAGCATCAGCAGCGGGACCCGCCAGGTGATCGCCATCAGTGCCACCCCGGTGCATCGGGGGTGGTGACCGCTCGACCTGCAGGGGTGACGTCTCGGCGGGGGCTGGTCATCGGGGGACGGGGACGGCGCCGATGGCGGAGGAGAGCACCTGTCCGACCTGGACACCCTCGAGCTCGGCCTCGGGACGCAGGGCGAGGCGGTGGGCGAGGGTGGCGTGAGCCAGGGACTTCACGTCGTCGGGGGTGACGAAGTCGCGTCCGGCCAACCACGCCCAGGCGCGGGCGGCGCGCAGCAGCGCGGTGGCGCCGCGGGGCGAGACGCCCGCCGACAGCGACGGAGACTCCCGGGTGGCTCGGGCGATGTCGACGATGTAGCCGGTGACCTCGGCGGAGACCTGCACGTCGCCGACGAGCCGGCGCGCGGCCTCGATGTCGGCTCCGGACGCCACCGCGGTGACGCCCGCGCCGGCGACGTCGCGCGGGTCGAAGCCGGAGGCGTGCCGGGTGAGGATCTCGACCTCGTCGGTGCGCGCGGGCACCGGCAGCACGACCTTCAGCAGGAAGCGGTCGAGCTGCGCCTCGGGGAGCGGGTAGACACCTTCGTACTCGATCGGGTTCTGGGTCGCGGCGACGAGGAACGGGCTCGGCAGCGGCCGGGTCACCCCGTCGACCGAGACCTGGCCCTCCTCCATCGCCTCGAGCAGCGCCGACTGGGTCTTCGGCGGGGTGCGGTTGATCTCGTCGGCGAGGAGCAGGTTGGTGAAGACCGGGCCTTCGCGGAACGTCAGGGAGCCGTGGGACGACTCGACCACCATCGAGCCGGTGATGTCGCCGGGCATCAGGTCGGGGGTGAACTGCACCCGCCGGGTCTCGACGGAGAGCGCGGCCGACAGGGCCCGCACGAGCAAGGTCTTCGCCGTGCCGGGCACGCCCTCCATCAGCACGTGGCCGCCGCACACCAGCGCCACCAGCAGACCGGAGACCGCGGCATCCTGGCCGACGACGGCCTTGGCGACCTCGGCCCGGACCGCGGTGAGCCGCTCCTGGGCGCCGCCCGGTGTCGTGCCCGACGGACTCGTCTCGGACTGGGTCATGGGTTTCTTACCTCTTCCTCGAGAGCGGCCAGCGCGTTGGCCAGCGTGATCAGGTCATGGTCGGTGGTGAGGCTCGTCCCGTCGAGGAGCAGCGCGGAGATGTCGACCTCGGCGCGGCCGGTGCGACGGGCGACGGCGCGCACGACGGCCTCGGACGTGGCGTCGCG
The sequence above is drawn from the Nocardioides albertanoniae genome and encodes:
- a CDS encoding AAA family ATPase — its product is MTQSETSPSGTTPGGAQERLTAVRAEVAKAVVGQDAAVSGLLVALVCGGHVLMEGVPGTAKTLLVRALSAALSVETRRVQFTPDLMPGDITGSMVVESSHGSLTFREGPVFTNLLLADEINRTPPKTQSALLEAMEEGQVSVDGVTRPLPSPFLVAATQNPIEYEGVYPLPEAQLDRFLLKVVLPVPARTDEVEILTRHASGFDPRDVAGAGVTAVASGADIEAARRLVGDVQVSAEVTGYIVDIARATRESPSLSAGVSPRGATALLRAARAWAWLAGRDFVTPDDVKSLAHATLAHRLALRPEAELEGVQVGQVLSSAIGAVPVPR